A single genomic interval of Microbacterium sp. BLY harbors:
- a CDS encoding substrate-binding domain-containing protein, whose amino-acid sequence MTTSPGGRVLPVARATRTGLIALAVPHLEEPYFAELGSRIVRGADDRGLAVLIVQTEGDHAREIDVANGVGLPPIDGLIHIPRSLTVADLTRRTSPGPLVLLGEHIQVSPFTHVTIDNRAAAYTATEHLVAVGCRRIAFVGRRDARPSDAADRRHAGYLEALAAAGIPADPALTAQVDAFTAEEGERVAGAMAAAVPDLDGIVCSNDSVALGALAALQAQGRNVPGDVAVVGIDDIRAARFAVPALSTIAPDHARLVDAAFTELERQIAAPPGADLPVRHVTVGARLIPRASTAR is encoded by the coding sequence GTGACCACCTCGCCCGGCGGCCGCGTGCTCCCCGTCGCGCGGGCCACCCGCACGGGACTCATCGCGCTGGCGGTGCCGCATCTGGAGGAGCCGTACTTCGCGGAGCTCGGCTCGCGCATCGTCCGCGGTGCCGACGACCGAGGGCTGGCCGTGCTCATCGTGCAGACGGAGGGCGATCACGCCCGCGAGATCGACGTCGCCAACGGTGTCGGTCTGCCGCCCATCGACGGGCTGATCCACATCCCGCGCTCGCTCACGGTCGCCGACCTCACGCGCCGGACGTCCCCCGGTCCGCTCGTGCTGCTGGGCGAGCACATCCAGGTGAGTCCGTTCACGCACGTCACGATCGACAACCGCGCCGCCGCCTACACCGCCACCGAGCATCTGGTGGCGGTGGGGTGCCGTCGCATCGCCTTCGTCGGTCGCCGCGACGCCCGCCCCTCGGACGCTGCCGACCGCCGGCATGCGGGGTATCTGGAGGCGCTGGCCGCCGCCGGCATCCCGGCTGACCCCGCGCTCACCGCGCAGGTCGACGCCTTCACGGCGGAGGAGGGCGAGCGCGTGGCGGGGGCGATGGCCGCCGCCGTCCCCGACCTCGACGGCATCGTCTGCTCGAACGACTCCGTCGCCCTCGGCGCGCTGGCCGCCCTCCAGGCCCAGGGGCGGAACGTGCCGGGCGACGTCGCCGTCGTCGGCATCGACGACATCAGGGCGGCGCGCTTCGCCGTCCCCGCCCTGAGCACGATCGCTCCCGACCACGCCCGCCTCGTGGACGCCGCGTTCACGGAACTGGAGCGGCAGATCGCCGCGCCGCCGGGAGCCGATCTTCCGGTGCGGCACGTGACCGTCGGCGCCCGCCTGATCCCGCGGGCGAGCACGGCGCGATGA
- a CDS encoding DeoR/GlpR family DNA-binding transcription regulator, whose amino-acid sequence MLVTERRERILALTRDRGTASIVELAATLQVSEMTVRRDIDQLAEEGAVERIRGGVRARGNQRLVPAPATSAERRAIVTAAAALVEPGMAVGISGGPTALALARELVRVPELTIVTNALPVSDLFSPPDRADAPYTQTVVLTGGVRTPSQALVGPVAVRALEHLHCDLVFLDAHGLDEQAGITTMNLLEAETNRALMAAGREVVVVAEHSRWGVVGLTTVADLSDIDRLVTDDGLDEGARELLAAHVGTLQVAPRDGDDRALATALAD is encoded by the coding sequence GTGCTGGTCACGGAACGCCGCGAGCGCATCCTCGCCCTGACCCGCGATCGCGGTACCGCCTCCATCGTCGAGCTCGCCGCGACGCTGCAGGTGAGCGAGATGACGGTGCGGCGCGACATCGATCAGCTGGCCGAGGAGGGCGCCGTCGAGCGCATCCGCGGCGGTGTCCGAGCGCGCGGCAACCAGCGGCTCGTCCCGGCGCCCGCGACCTCGGCCGAACGGCGGGCGATCGTCACGGCGGCCGCGGCGCTCGTCGAGCCGGGCATGGCCGTCGGCATCTCGGGCGGACCCACGGCGCTGGCCCTCGCCCGGGAGCTCGTGCGCGTCCCCGAGCTGACGATCGTCACGAACGCCCTGCCGGTCTCCGACCTGTTCTCGCCGCCGGATCGTGCGGACGCTCCGTACACGCAGACGGTCGTGCTCACCGGGGGCGTCCGCACGCCCTCGCAGGCCCTCGTGGGACCGGTCGCCGTGCGCGCGCTCGAGCATCTGCACTGCGACCTCGTGTTCCTCGACGCCCACGGCCTCGACGAGCAGGCCGGCATCACGACCATGAACCTGCTGGAGGCCGAGACCAACCGGGCGCTCATGGCCGCGGGGCGGGAGGTCGTCGTCGTCGCGGAGCACAGCCGCTGGGGCGTGGTCGGGCTCACGACCGTCGCCGACCTCAGCGACATCGACCGCCTCGTCACCGACGACGGCCTCGACGAGGGCGCGCGGGAGCTGCTCGCCGCACACGTCGGCACCCTCCAGGTCGCGCCGCGGGACGGCGACGATCGTGCGCTCGCAACGGCCCTCGCGGACTGA
- a CDS encoding acetylxylan esterase has protein sequence MTFPEPYATWFPDAAFDGSYGRTEAELRAVRPVPAPPGFADRWRRWRREAAAVDAAPVVLSTSEEQGRRVSVVEHAGVDGVRLRAWVVEPLDGPPRAGVVHGHGYGGREAVDLARVPDDVAAIYPVARGLGVLNAGVGAPEPTPEHVLAGIDDPEHYVLGLCARDLWLAADVLDAVVGALPLYYVGESFGGGIGALALPWDDRFVGATLIVPSFGQYDERLAVPCLGSGETVRQHVLRHPEAREVLRWFDSSTAIGFAEVPVRVEVALWDQYVPPQGQFAVAAGATDVDLAILPAGHAEYPGSADVTAGAIRGGREHLERVLAG, from the coding sequence ATGACCTTCCCCGAGCCCTACGCCACCTGGTTCCCCGATGCCGCGTTCGACGGCAGCTACGGCCGCACGGAGGCCGAGCTCCGTGCCGTCCGCCCCGTGCCCGCGCCGCCCGGGTTCGCCGACCGCTGGCGGCGCTGGCGGCGCGAGGCCGCCGCGGTGGACGCGGCGCCCGTCGTCCTCTCCACCTCCGAGGAGCAGGGCCGTCGGGTGTCCGTCGTCGAGCATGCCGGCGTGGACGGTGTGCGGCTACGGGCGTGGGTGGTCGAGCCCCTCGACGGCCCTCCCCGCGCCGGCGTCGTGCACGGGCACGGCTACGGGGGTCGTGAGGCGGTCGATCTCGCCCGGGTGCCGGACGACGTGGCGGCGATCTATCCCGTGGCCCGCGGGCTCGGCGTGCTGAACGCGGGTGTCGGTGCCCCGGAGCCGACCCCGGAGCACGTGCTCGCGGGCATCGACGACCCCGAGCATTACGTCCTCGGCCTCTGCGCCCGCGACCTGTGGCTGGCAGCCGATGTCCTCGACGCGGTCGTCGGCGCGCTTCCTCTCTATTACGTCGGGGAGAGCTTCGGCGGCGGCATCGGCGCGCTCGCCCTGCCGTGGGACGACAGGTTCGTGGGGGCGACCCTCATCGTGCCGAGCTTCGGGCAGTACGACGAACGGCTGGCGGTGCCGTGCCTGGGGAGCGGGGAGACCGTGCGTCAGCACGTCCTGCGGCACCCGGAGGCCCGCGAGGTGCTGCGCTGGTTCGACTCCTCCACCGCGATCGGCTTCGCGGAGGTGCCGGTCCGGGTCGAGGTGGCGCTGTGGGACCAGTACGTGCCACCGCAGGGGCAGTTCGCGGTCGCCGCCGGGGCGACGGACGTCGACCTGGCCATCCTTCCGGCCGGTCACGCGGAGTACCCGGGGTCGGCGGACGTGACTGCGGGCGCCATCCGCGGCGGGCGCGAGCACCTGGAGCGCGTGCTCGCCGGCTGA
- a CDS encoding glucose-6-phosphate isomerase family protein: protein MPEYQTPPISPMAIAFDAEKLTLSPEGPTLTRRMSDLEGLFRDHDAWAAAAAGDDDPIVYTVVSSPVPEIERELPQSITTIMPGDTGGELWMTKGHQHPDHQGEIYLALHGRGGLLMFDGERTEWLDMLPGTIGYIPPGWAHRSVNTGDEPYSFLAVYPGGAGHDYGWVLKHGMGSRAFRAESGVDLRPYAE, encoded by the coding sequence ATGCCCGAGTACCAGACCCCGCCGATCTCCCCGATGGCGATCGCCTTCGACGCCGAGAAGCTGACGCTCTCCCCCGAAGGCCCCACGCTCACCCGGCGGATGTCCGACCTCGAGGGCCTGTTCCGCGACCACGACGCCTGGGCGGCCGCCGCCGCCGGCGACGACGACCCGATCGTCTACACGGTCGTCAGCTCCCCCGTCCCCGAGATCGAGCGGGAGCTGCCGCAGTCGATCACCACGATCATGCCCGGCGACACGGGCGGCGAGCTCTGGATGACCAAGGGCCACCAGCACCCCGACCACCAGGGCGAGATCTACCTCGCGCTGCACGGCCGCGGCGGGCTGCTCATGTTCGACGGCGAGCGCACCGAATGGCTCGACATGCTCCCCGGCACCATCGGCTACATCCCACCGGGCTGGGCGCACCGCTCCGTGAACACGGGCGACGAGCCCTACTCCTTCCTCGCCGTCTACCCGGGCGGTGCCGGACACGACTACGGCTGGGTGCTGAAGCACGGCATGGGCTCGCGGGCGTTCCGCGCGGAGTCCGGTGTCGACCTCCGTCCCTACGCGGAATAG
- the xylB gene encoding xylulokinase, producing MIIAHDLGTTGNKASLHHDDGRLIAAVTVPYPAHFAAGGVAEQDPADWWHAVVTATRDLLARTGTAAAEVAGLVVSGQMMGAVLLDADGEPARPAIIWADTRAGAQQRELEAAVGAARAYGILGHRLNPTYSIEKIMWVRDNEPEVWQRVRRVCVAKDFIVLRLTGRLATDRSDASGTNAYDQVAGTWSPEILAAARLDPALFPEILESTQIAGPLTPAAADALGLHTGVQVVMGGGDGPLAAVGSGVVAPEDGAYVCLGTSSWISFAADAPLHDPAMRTFTFDNVVPASFVPTATMQAGGASVQWIAEALSVDPAHPETGRLVAEAASDVDTDDLYFLPYLLGERAPLWDPDARGAFVGLARHHGRAHLVRAVLEGTAFNLLTCIQAFREAGATIDRIDAVGGGAQSDVYLAVLADVWGVPVRRRTIVEEANSLGAAVTGAVGLGLTDFSAARALSEVTAEFVPDPSRHAVYAERHARFTDAYTALAPWFAGRPR from the coding sequence ATGATCATCGCCCACGACCTCGGCACCACCGGGAACAAGGCGTCCCTGCACCACGACGACGGTCGCCTGATCGCCGCGGTCACCGTGCCGTACCCGGCGCACTTCGCGGCCGGCGGCGTCGCCGAGCAGGACCCGGCCGACTGGTGGCACGCGGTCGTCACGGCGACCCGCGACCTCCTCGCGCGCACCGGCACCGCCGCCGCCGAGGTCGCGGGCCTTGTGGTCAGCGGACAGATGATGGGCGCCGTGCTGCTCGACGCCGACGGCGAGCCCGCGCGGCCCGCGATCATCTGGGCCGACACCCGCGCCGGCGCTCAGCAGCGCGAGCTCGAGGCGGCGGTCGGCGCCGCACGCGCCTACGGCATCCTCGGTCATCGCCTCAACCCCACCTACTCGATCGAGAAGATCATGTGGGTGCGTGACAACGAACCCGAGGTATGGCAGCGCGTGCGCCGGGTGTGCGTCGCCAAGGACTTCATCGTGCTGCGGCTGACCGGGCGGCTCGCCACCGACCGCTCGGACGCCTCCGGCACCAACGCCTACGACCAGGTCGCGGGCACGTGGTCCCCGGAGATCCTCGCCGCCGCGCGGCTGGACCCCGCCCTGTTCCCCGAGATCCTCGAATCGACGCAGATCGCGGGACCGCTCACCCCCGCCGCGGCCGACGCGCTCGGACTGCACACGGGCGTGCAGGTCGTGATGGGCGGCGGCGACGGCCCGCTCGCCGCGGTCGGCTCCGGCGTCGTGGCCCCGGAGGACGGCGCCTACGTGTGCCTCGGCACCTCCTCGTGGATCTCGTTCGCGGCGGACGCCCCGCTGCACGACCCCGCGATGCGGACCTTCACGTTCGACAACGTCGTGCCCGCGTCGTTCGTGCCGACCGCGACCATGCAGGCCGGCGGCGCCTCGGTGCAGTGGATCGCCGAAGCCCTCTCCGTCGACCCCGCACACCCGGAGACCGGCCGTCTGGTGGCCGAGGCCGCGAGCGACGTCGACACCGACGACCTCTACTTCCTCCCCTACCTGCTCGGCGAGCGCGCCCCGCTGTGGGACCCGGACGCGCGGGGCGCCTTCGTCGGGCTCGCCCGGCACCACGGGCGGGCCCACCTCGTGCGCGCGGTCCTGGAGGGGACGGCGTTCAACCTCCTCACCTGCATCCAGGCGTTCCGGGAGGCCGGCGCGACGATCGACCGCATCGACGCCGTCGGCGGCGGCGCGCAGAGCGACGTCTACCTCGCCGTCCTCGCCGACGTGTGGGGCGTGCCGGTGCGGCGCCGCACGATCGTGGAGGAGGCGAACAGCCTCGGTGCCGCCGTCACGGGCGCCGTCGGCCTCGGCCTCACCGACTTCTCCGCCGCCCGGGCGCTCAGCGAGGTCACCGCTGAGTTCGTGCCCGACCCGTCCCGGCACGCGGTCTACGCGGAACGCCACGCGCGCTTCACCGACGCGTACACCGCCCTCGCGCCGTGGTTCGCCGGAAGGCCCCGCTGA
- a CDS encoding phosphoglycerate dehydrogenase codes for MGVILVTSRSFSDGDLDLVGRAAQAGHRILRGPAHHDLDELRVLLHGADAWIAGTGPVTDAHLAAGPKLKVVARYGVGTEAVDLAAARDRGIPVTNTPGANADAVADHAVGLMLAALRTIPDGDRRVRTGDWSVRRGRELGAATVGIVGFGRIGQGVARRLGGFGPRLLASDPFLPADLVRDRGAEPVDLDALFRTADVITLHAPGGQRLVDADRLAGMRPGTVLVNTARGDLVDEQAVADALRDGTLAGYAADTLDGDTAAHDSPLLDPALADRVIVTPHLGAQTTQAVDNMGALSLADVIAVLRGTDPAHPVPVPAPAPEETR; via the coding sequence ATGGGCGTCATCCTCGTCACGAGCCGCTCGTTCTCGGACGGTGACCTGGACCTGGTCGGGCGCGCCGCGCAGGCCGGACACCGCATCCTCCGCGGTCCCGCCCACCACGACCTCGACGAGCTGCGCGTGCTGCTGCACGGCGCCGACGCCTGGATCGCCGGCACCGGCCCGGTCACCGACGCGCACCTCGCCGCCGGCCCGAAGCTCAAGGTCGTGGCGCGCTACGGGGTCGGCACGGAGGCGGTGGACCTCGCCGCCGCGCGCGACCGCGGCATCCCGGTCACGAACACCCCCGGCGCGAACGCGGATGCGGTCGCCGACCACGCGGTCGGCCTCATGCTTGCCGCCCTGCGCACCATCCCGGACGGCGACCGCCGGGTGCGGACCGGTGACTGGAGCGTCCGCCGCGGACGGGAGCTCGGCGCCGCGACGGTCGGCATCGTCGGCTTCGGGCGGATCGGCCAGGGGGTCGCGCGGCGGCTGGGCGGATTCGGTCCGCGGCTGCTCGCCTCCGACCCGTTCCTGCCCGCCGACCTCGTGCGGGACCGCGGCGCCGAACCCGTCGACCTCGACGCCCTGTTCCGCACGGCCGATGTGATCACCCTGCACGCCCCCGGCGGGCAGCGCCTCGTCGACGCCGACCGCCTCGCCGGGATGCGACCGGGCACCGTGCTCGTCAACACCGCCCGCGGCGACCTCGTGGACGAGCAGGCCGTCGCGGATGCGCTGCGCGACGGCACCCTCGCCGGGTACGCCGCCGACACCCTCGACGGAGACACGGCCGCGCACGACAGCCCGCTGCTCGACCCGGCGCTCGCCGACCGCGTCATCGTCACCCCGCACCTCGGCGCCCAGACCACTCAGGCCGTCGACAACATGGGGGCGCTGTCCCTCGCCGACGTGATCGCGGTCCTCCGCGGCACCGACCCCGCCCATCCCGTGCCCGTCCCCGCGCCCGCCCCCGAGGAGACCCGATGA
- a CDS encoding shikimate dehydrogenase — MTTAATSAPAATADYMGFVGVTTASSSIMKVFPLWADILGLPTRTLVGHDLPMDADPAQYRAMVEQIRDDPHHRGALVTTHKMNVFAAASDLFDELDPFAVSCAEISSIAKRGSTLSGRAKDPITVDLALRDFLPADHFARTGAEVVILGAGGSGTALSWALAERDDAPALITVTARTQDKLDHLREVHRQHGTPEGLLRYVVTETPEEADALVAAAPAGSVIANATGLGKDRPGSPLTDAVVFPEGAYVWEFNYRGSLEFLHQAEAQEDDRDLHVVDGWRYFIHGWSQVVADVFDLDLTPETVERLAEAAESVR; from the coding sequence ATGACCACCGCCGCGACCTCCGCCCCCGCCGCCACCGCCGACTACATGGGTTTCGTCGGCGTCACCACCGCCTCCTCGTCGATCATGAAGGTGTTCCCGCTGTGGGCCGACATCCTCGGCCTCCCCACCCGGACCCTCGTCGGCCACGACCTGCCCATGGATGCCGACCCCGCCCAGTACCGCGCGATGGTCGAGCAGATCCGCGACGACCCGCACCACCGCGGCGCACTGGTCACCACGCACAAGATGAACGTGTTTGCGGCGGCGTCCGACCTGTTCGACGAGCTCGACCCGTTCGCCGTGTCGTGCGCCGAGATCTCCAGCATCGCCAAGCGCGGGTCCACGCTGTCCGGCCGCGCGAAGGACCCGATCACGGTCGACCTGGCGCTGCGCGACTTCCTGCCCGCCGACCACTTCGCCCGCACCGGCGCCGAGGTCGTCATCCTGGGTGCCGGCGGATCGGGCACCGCGCTGAGCTGGGCCCTCGCCGAGCGGGACGATGCCCCCGCGCTCATCACGGTGACCGCGCGCACCCAGGATAAGCTCGACCACCTCCGCGAGGTGCACCGCCAGCACGGCACCCCCGAGGGGCTCCTCCGCTACGTCGTCACCGAGACGCCGGAGGAGGCCGACGCCCTGGTCGCCGCCGCGCCCGCGGGATCGGTCATCGCGAATGCCACCGGGCTCGGCAAGGACCGCCCCGGCTCCCCGCTCACCGACGCCGTCGTGTTCCCCGAGGGCGCGTACGTGTGGGAGTTCAACTACCGCGGCTCGCTGGAGTTCCTGCACCAGGCCGAGGCGCAGGAGGACGACCGTGACCTGCACGTCGTCGACGGATGGCGCTACTTCATCCACGGCTGGTCGCAGGTGGTGGCGGACGTGTTCGACCTCGACCTCACGCCCGAGACTGTCGAGCGCCTGGCGGAGGCTGCGGAGTCGGTGCGCTGA
- a CDS encoding phosphotriesterase has product MPVVRTVLGDIDPSRLGRVDYHEHLFQVSPLLVGDELDDEAASGAEAGLLRASGFDAMVDATPFGLGRDPAAVARISTATGLHVVATTGRHREAHYGPDHPMQVWGAERLAALFVSDLTRGMPADDAAVFETPDVPLATGPDGAPVRAGLLKGGADYWRISPFERTTLIAVARAHQETGAPVMVHLEFGTAAHEVLDLLEAEGVAPDGVVLAHADRDPDPGLHVALAERGAHLGYDGFARPRTRSDAELLALTVAVVERGAGDRILLGGDVARRTRYIAYGGMPGLAYLGDRYLPRLREAVGDDAVHRMLVTTPARFLSLHP; this is encoded by the coding sequence ATGCCCGTCGTCCGGACCGTCCTCGGCGACATCGACCCGTCGCGGCTCGGACGGGTGGACTACCACGAGCATCTCTTCCAGGTGTCGCCCCTTCTGGTCGGGGACGAGCTCGACGACGAGGCCGCGTCCGGCGCCGAGGCCGGTCTGCTGCGAGCCAGCGGCTTCGACGCCATGGTCGACGCCACCCCGTTCGGCCTCGGTCGCGACCCCGCCGCCGTCGCGCGCATCAGCACCGCGACCGGGCTGCACGTGGTCGCCACGACGGGTCGGCACCGCGAGGCCCACTACGGTCCCGACCATCCGATGCAGGTGTGGGGTGCCGAACGGCTGGCGGCCCTGTTCGTGTCCGACCTCACGCGCGGGATGCCGGCCGACGACGCCGCGGTGTTCGAGACGCCCGATGTGCCCCTCGCGACCGGTCCCGACGGCGCGCCCGTCCGGGCCGGGCTGCTCAAGGGCGGGGCGGACTACTGGCGCATCAGCCCGTTCGAGCGGACGACGCTGATCGCCGTGGCGCGGGCGCACCAGGAGACGGGAGCGCCCGTCATGGTGCATCTGGAGTTCGGCACGGCGGCCCACGAAGTGCTCGATCTGTTGGAGGCCGAAGGCGTCGCGCCGGACGGCGTCGTGCTCGCCCACGCCGACCGCGACCCCGATCCCGGTCTGCACGTCGCGCTCGCCGAGCGCGGCGCCCACCTCGGCTATGACGGCTTCGCCCGGCCGCGCACCCGCTCCGACGCCGAGTTGCTGGCCCTCACTGTCGCCGTGGTCGAGCGGGGCGCCGGCGACCGGATCCTGCTCGGGGGCGACGTCGCCCGGCGCACCCGATACATCGCGTACGGCGGCATGCCGGGTCTCGCCTACCTCGGCGACCGCTACCTCCCCCGGCTCCGGGAGGCGGTGGGCGACGATGCCGTGCACCGCATGCTCGTGACGACGCCGGCGCGCTTCCTCTCCCTCCACCCCTGA
- a CDS encoding putative quinol monooxygenase — protein MPEPTVLHAVFTAQPGAGDRVAALLREFAEVVRAEEGNIVFDAHRLVDDPDRFFVYEVYRDEDAFHAHLHAPAGIPFNTALQELIVEPTSILTFLRPL, from the coding sequence ATGCCCGAACCCACCGTCCTCCACGCCGTCTTCACCGCCCAGCCGGGAGCCGGCGACCGTGTCGCGGCGCTGCTCCGCGAGTTCGCGGAGGTCGTGCGCGCCGAGGAAGGCAACATCGTCTTCGATGCCCACCGCCTCGTCGACGACCCGGACCGCTTCTTCGTGTACGAGGTCTACCGCGACGAGGACGCGTTCCACGCCCACCTGCACGCGCCCGCCGGCATCCCCTTCAACACCGCCCTGCAGGAGCTCATCGTCGAGCCCACCTCGATCCTCACCTTCCTCCGCCCCCTCTGA
- a CDS encoding ABC transporter substrate-binding protein produces the protein MKFGKKTAFAALVAASALVFAGCAGGGDVIEEGSGGNTGSGDGEMYIAMVSKGFQHQFWQAVKKGAEEKAKELGVKITFEGPAAETEIAQQLEMLTAAIDKNPDAIAYAALDPEACVAPLEQAKSKDIPVVYFDAPCNGDVGLSLAATDSKVAGALAAEHMAELIGGEGEVAIVGHSQINSTGVERRDGFVEKIEADYPDIKIVDIQYGDGDHLKSADIAKTIIAAHPDLKGIYGTNEGSAIGVVNAVNELGLEKGKITIVGFDSGAAQINAIKDGTMAGAITQDPIGIGAQVVQAAYDAANGDDVEEFYDTGSYWYDKDNIEDDKIAAVLYE, from the coding sequence ATGAAATTCGGCAAGAAGACCGCATTCGCGGCGCTCGTGGCCGCATCCGCGCTCGTGTTCGCCGGCTGTGCCGGCGGCGGCGACGTGATCGAAGAGGGCTCGGGTGGCAACACCGGCAGCGGCGACGGCGAGATGTACATCGCCATGGTCTCGAAGGGCTTCCAGCACCAGTTCTGGCAGGCCGTCAAGAAGGGCGCCGAGGAGAAGGCCAAGGAGCTCGGCGTCAAGATCACGTTCGAAGGCCCCGCCGCCGAGACCGAGATCGCGCAGCAGCTCGAGATGCTGACCGCCGCCATCGACAAGAACCCGGATGCCATCGCCTACGCCGCCCTCGACCCCGAGGCGTGTGTCGCCCCGCTCGAGCAGGCGAAGTCGAAGGACATCCCCGTCGTCTACTTCGACGCCCCCTGCAACGGCGACGTGGGCCTGAGCCTCGCCGCCACCGACAGCAAGGTCGCCGGCGCGCTGGCGGCCGAGCACATGGCCGAGCTGATCGGCGGCGAGGGCGAGGTCGCCATCGTCGGGCACTCGCAGATCAACTCGACCGGTGTCGAGCGTCGCGACGGCTTCGTCGAGAAGATCGAGGCGGACTACCCCGACATCAAGATCGTCGACATCCAGTACGGTGACGGCGACCACCTGAAGTCGGCCGACATCGCCAAGACGATCATCGCCGCCCACCCCGACCTCAAGGGCATCTACGGCACCAACGAGGGCTCCGCCATCGGCGTCGTGAACGCGGTGAACGAGCTCGGCCTCGAGAAGGGCAAGATCACCATCGTCGGCTTCGACTCCGGTGCGGCCCAGATCAACGCCATCAAGGACGGCACGATGGCCGGCGCCATCACGCAGGACCCGATCGGCATCGGCGCCCAGGTCGTGCAGGCGGCCTACGACGCGGCCAACGGCGACGACGTCGAAGAGTTCTACGACACCGGTTCCTACTGGTACGACAAGGACAACATCGAGGACGACAAGATCGCCGCGGTCCTCTACGAGTGA
- a CDS encoding ABC transporter permease, with product MSTPQQSGSSTTTIIQTAVNEDTDKRDVAGFLKRQFQQSLAFGTLIVLVIFFSIASPNFFTFSNIATVLLSTAVIGILALGTTFVIITGGIDLSIGTGMALCAVMTGVLITNMGLPVWVGVLGGIATGVLMGLVNGVNITFLRLPPFIATLAMMMIAGGLALVISNVAPIYFSTSAPDFKKIALGVLIPGIPNAVLITAALAIVAWLVLSKTLLGRYTFAIGSNEEATRLSGVNTRRWTILIYMFAGAFTGIAGIVIAARLDSAQPQIGTGYELQAIAAVIIGGTSLLGGRGSILGTVIGALIMSVLVNGLRIMSIQPEWQNIVVGVVVLLAVFLDSLRNRQRT from the coding sequence ATGAGCACCCCACAGCAGTCCGGATCGTCGACGACGACGATCATCCAGACGGCCGTCAACGAAGACACCGACAAGCGCGACGTCGCCGGTTTCCTCAAGCGGCAGTTCCAGCAGTCCCTCGCGTTCGGCACCCTGATCGTCCTGGTCATCTTCTTCTCGATCGCCAGCCCGAACTTCTTCACCTTCAGCAACATCGCCACGGTGCTGCTGTCGACCGCGGTCATCGGCATCCTCGCCCTCGGTACGACCTTCGTCATCATCACCGGCGGCATCGACCTGTCGATCGGGACCGGCATGGCGCTCTGCGCCGTGATGACGGGCGTGCTCATCACCAACATGGGCCTGCCCGTGTGGGTGGGCGTGCTCGGCGGCATCGCGACCGGTGTGCTCATGGGCCTCGTGAACGGCGTCAACATCACGTTCCTGCGGCTGCCTCCGTTCATCGCGACGCTGGCCATGATGATGATCGCCGGCGGCCTCGCCCTCGTCATCTCGAACGTCGCGCCGATCTACTTCTCGACCTCGGCTCCCGACTTCAAGAAGATCGCGCTCGGCGTGCTCATCCCCGGAATCCCGAACGCCGTGCTGATCACCGCCGCGCTCGCGATCGTCGCCTGGCTCGTGCTGTCGAAGACCCTGCTCGGCCGGTACACCTTCGCGATCGGCTCGAACGAGGAGGCCACGCGCCTCTCCGGCGTCAACACCCGCCGCTGGACGATCCTCATCTACATGTTCGCCGGCGCCTTCACCGGCATCGCGGGCATCGTGATCGCCGCCCGCCTCGACTCGGCCCAGCCGCAGATCGGCACCGGCTACGAGCTGCAGGCCATCGCGGCCGTGATCATCGGCGGCACCTCGCTGCTCGGTGGCCGCGGCTCGATCCTCGGCACCGTGATCGGCGCCCTGATCATGAGCGTCCTGGTCAACGGCCTGCGGATCATGTCGATCCAGCCCGAGTGGCAGAACATCGTCGTCGGCGTCGTCGTCCTGCTGGCCGTCTTCCTCGACTCGCTGCGCAACCGCCAGCGGACCTGA